The following proteins are encoded in a genomic region of Colletotrichum higginsianum IMI 349063 chromosome 9, whole genome shotgun sequence:
- a CDS encoding Intracellular protein transport protein: MLHLVFDNSEAKNMAMAVTEGDEKNGEEVVTSIQTVAAHLISGLNREQDSRVVVGYLMLLLGWLFEDLDAVNDFLGEGSNTQSLIQAVNHPYPSGDVVQGLCAMLLGVLYEFSTKDSPIPRADLHNILLSRMGRERYIDKMSKLRSDPLIRDFEVTPQKLGNLGSGKLPDVYFDATFVDFLKDNYSRILRSIDRDPGLEISVVSNGIQKGVSRELVDSLRAQLTEKDQALQEAQVRVETIGRQLGQEQADHRRTRETTAMELARIKQVNEGMQRQHDAELRNLQSRVTSLQEEHQKQDEQTRRKTESLVATLEQQHKKQLDEAQRKADAHVAALEQQHKRRLEEVQRDATSRVTALEQELRKQIDQAQEIAKTQAASQLEEHRKQLEQARKTAESDADRVRHRAEADMADLKATISRLEVDLMKAKKTKLQEIQAVREELEEKAREQETLVVKLEANAKQLEKDLRETREKAMQDDMAAKKAEEDRKTTQNELDDLLMVFGDLEEKVAKYKAKLRELGETVSDGEDEDEDSDEEEERDEDDEKDEAKSDDGK, from the exons ATGTTGCATCTCGTCTTCGACAACTCGGAGGCCAAGAACATGGCCATGGCTGTTACCGAAGGCGACGAAAAGAACGGAGAGGAAGTCGTCACGAGTATCCAGACGGTTGCTGCGCATCTCATCTCCGGACTGAACCGGGAGCAAGACAGCCGTGTTGTGGTAGGGTATCTGATGCTGCTCCTTGGCTGGCTTTTCGAAGACTTGGACGCCGTCAACGACTTTCTGGGAGAGGGGTCCAACACCCAGAGCCTTATCCAGGCAGTGAACCACCCATACCCATCTGGCGATGTTGTTCAGGGGCTCTGTGCCATGTTACTTGGCGTGCTGTATGAGTTCTCGACCAAGGACTCGCCGATTCCCCGGGCCGATCTTCATAacatcctcctctcccgtATGGGACGCGAGCGGTATATCGACAAGATGTCCAAGTTGAGAAGCGACCCGCTTATAAGGGACTTTGAAGTCACTCCTCAAAAACTCGGCAACTTGGGCTCAGGCAAGCTGCCCGACGTGTACTTTGATGCTACATTTGTCGACTTCTTGAAGGACAATTATAGCCGCATTCTCCGTAGTATAGACCGGGATCCTGGGTTGGAGATTTCCGTGGTCTCGAACGGCATTCAGAAGGGTGTTTCGCGGGAACTCGTCGACTCTCTTCGAGCTCAGTTAACGGAGAAGGACCAAGCTTTGCAGGAAGCGCAAGTCCGCGTCGAGACGATTGGTCGTCAACTTGGCCAAGAACAAGCCGATCATCGGCGGACTCGGGAGACGACTGCCATGGAGCTGGCTAGAATTAAGCAAGTAAACGAGGGTATGCAAAGACAGCACGATGCAGAGCTGCG AAACCTGCAGAGCCGGGTTACGTCTCTCCAGGAAGAACACCAGAAGCAGGACGAACAAACCCGAAGAAAGACAGAGTCCCTCGTCGCAACACTCGAGCAACAGCACAAGAAACAGTTGGATGAAGCTCAACGAAAGGCAGACGCTCATGTCGCAGCTCTTGAACAACAGCACAAGAGGCGGCTGGAGGAGGTCCAGAGGGATGCCACCTCTCGAGTCACGGCTCTAGAGCAAGAGCTCAGGAAACAGATCGACCAAGCTCAGGAGATTGCCAAGACACAAGCAGCCTCACAATTGGAGGAGCATCGCAAGCAGTTGGAGCAAGCGCGCAAGACGGCTGAGTCAGACGCTGATCGTGTCCGCCAccgggccgaggccgacatgGCAGACCTCAAGGCTACTATCAGCCGACTTGAGGTTGATCTCATGAAG GCCAAGAAGACGAAGCTGCAGGAGATACAAGCTGTGCGGGAAGAGCTAGAGGAGAAGGCACGAGAACAGGAAACCCTTGTAGTCAAACTCGAGGCCAACGCCAAGCAGCTTGAAAAGGACCTGCGTGAGACTCGGGAAAAGGCCATGCAG GACGACATGGCGGCTAAGAAAGCCGAGGAAGACCGAAAGACGACGCAAAATGAGCTTGACGATTTACTCATGGTATttggcgacctcgaggaAAAGGTGGCCAAATACAAG GCAAAGCTCAGGGAACTCGGAGAGACCGTCTCCGACGGCGAAGATGAGGACGAAGAtagcgacgaggaggaagaaagggACGAAGATGATGAAAAAGACGAGGCTAAGAGTGACGATGGGAAATAG
- a CDS encoding Methyltransferase has product MVQDDIKNKGLAESDISSDESDWEDAEPEEEETVTFISLLDDSVFPNMNAMLQHCREKHNFDLLAVRRRLGLDFFGTVKLVNFIRQRSHDGAALPEVISAEDIADDRFMKPVIDDDALIMALTELNLDDESPENTQQVTSSSSSRETQLEEELEKLKSQFASYRSAVEQTLDQRWGDDAAVTTQSEKSRDVDDKGARKDESQYYWESYAANDIHETMLKDKVRTDSYRDFVYNNKSLFKDKIVLDIGCGTGILSMFCAKAGAKQVFAVDKSDIIDKARENVFTNGLADKVTCIRGRVEDISLPVDQVDIIISEWMGYCLLYEAMMNSVLVARDRFLKPEGLIAPSISTIWTAPVSDPEYISDFVTFWDDVYGFDMKSMKAGIYDEARIEIMPEDCICGTPSQISYIDLHTVKIEDLDFEAQWKSTLSKDIPSLDGFLIWFDIFFTTSRKDAIPAGLQVKAGETSVTRPGEVAFTTGPSGPDTHWKQGFLMSKYLEENIGAKAGDEVSGRIVFKAPENNPRALTISNTWTAPAQETKAQLWKLR; this is encoded by the exons ATGGTTCAGGACGACATCAAGAACAAGGGTCTCGCCGAGTCCGATATCTCGTCGGATGAGTCCGACTGGGAAGACGCCGAGcccgaagaggaggagactGTAACTTTCATCTCACTGCTAGACGACTCCGTTTTCCCCAACATGAACGCCATGCTGCAGCACTGCCGCGAGAAGCACAACTttgacctcctcgccgttcgtcgccgtctcggcctcgacttcTTTGGCACCGTCAAGCTTGTCAACTTCA TTCGCCAACGAAGTCATGACGGCGCTGCCCTGCCCGAGGTCATATCCGCAGAGGATATTGCCGATGATCGTTTCATGAAGCCAGTcattgatgatgatgccttAATCATGGCTCTCACCGAGCTGAACTTGGACGATGAATCGCCAGAGAACACTCAGCAGGTgacttcttcgtcttcttcgcggGAAACTCAACTCGAGGAGGAATTAGAGAAGCTCAAGTCGCAGTTCGCCAGCTACCGTTCTGCTGTCGAGCAGACCCTTGACCAGCGCTGGGGAGATGACGCTGCCGTTACCACCCAGAGCGAGAAGTCGCGTGACGTCGACGATAAGGGGGCTCGGAAGGATGAGTCTCAGTACTACTGGGAGTCTTACGCCGCCAACG ACATCCACGAGACCATGCTTAAAGACAAGGTCCGAACGGACTCCTACCGTGACTTTGTCTATAACAACAAGTCTCTGTTCAAGGACAAGATCGTCCTTGACATTGGCTGTGGAACTG GTATTCTTAGTATGTTTTgcgccaaggccggcgcgAAGCAGGTGTTTGCCGTTGACAAATCGGACATCATTGACAAGGCACGGGAGAATGTCTTTACCAACGGGCTCGCCGACAAGGTTACCTGCATCAGGGGCAGGGTTGAGGACATCAGCCTCCCTGTCGACCAGGTtgacatcatcatcagcgaGTGGATGGGCTACTGCCTGCTCTACGAGGCCATGATGAATAGCGTCCTTGTCGCCAGGGACCGCTTCTTGAAGCCCGAAGGCCTCATCGCGCCGAGCATCTCAACCATATGGACGGCCCCCGTCTCGGATCCTGAGTATATCAGCGACTTCGTCACCTTCTGGGATGACGTCTACGGCTTCGATATGAAATCGATGAAGGCCGGCATCTATGACGAGGCTCGCATCGAGATCATGCCCGAGGACTGTATCTGCGGCACTCCCTCGCAAATCTCATACATTGACCTGCACACCGTCAAAatcgaggacctcgacttCGAGGCCCAGTGGAAGTCGACGCTATCCAAGGATATCCCGTCGCTGGACGGCTTCCTGATCTGGTTCGACATATTCTTCACTACTTCTCGCAAGGATGCGATCCCGGCAGGCCTTcaggtcaaggccggcgagacgAGCGTGACCCGGCCCGGCGAGGTGGCTTTCACCACTGGGCCATCAGGTCCCGACACCCACTGGAAGCAGGGCTTCCTGATGAGCAAGTATCTGGAAGAAAACATTGGTGCCAAGGCTGGAGATGAGGTCTCCGGCCGCATTGTCTTCAAAGCGCCCGAAAACAACCCCCGCGCGCTGACCATAAGCAACACGTGGACTGCGCCCGCCCAGGAGACGAAGGCACAGCTGTGGAAGCTGAGATAA